Proteins from one Acropora muricata isolate sample 2 chromosome 9, ASM3666990v1, whole genome shotgun sequence genomic window:
- the LOC136927855 gene encoding alpha-2-macroglobulin receptor-associated protein-like, whose product MMWKRTFLPLLFIAVVLILGNALKDDKEMPFRLRKLNMIWQKAQNKMSEQKLQTFRRLLEMQDKAEIRWKELKTSGGDDDGEMEAMLRLKFSRILEQFGLEDHFKDEGNEIKDNRAGAGVFSDKRLSELWESAKGKFSSEELSDLETEFQHHKDKLKEYKHLVDILKNQDSISENSVYSHDKIKDHEREKLHETLQDTHETLTKSFMRLKEKVTSDGKENEFVDQRVLELWEKAKQKFSGEELDSIKDELKHFDHKIRKHKYYVQEVEDSERLLQQGLEHRKEKHNSLVEKAKEHARWVKKMHSNLMDKVTRSEL is encoded by the exons ATGATGTGGAAAAGGACTTTTCTGCCGTTACTCTTCATTGCTGTGGTCCTTATCTTGGGAAATGCTCTTAAGGATGATAAAGAAATGCCATTTCGTTTGCGGAAATTGAACATGATATGGCAGAAAGCACAGAACAAGATGTCTGAACAAAAGTTGCAAACCTTTCGCCGGTTGCTTGAGATGCAAGACAAAGCAGAAATTCGGTGGAAAGAGTTGAAAACCTCAGGCGGAGATGATGATGGTGAAATGGAAGCGATGCTAAGACTGAAGTTTTCTCGAATTCTTGAGCAGTTTGGTCTGGAAGATCATTTCAAAGATGAGGgcaatgaaataaaagacaacaGAGCAGGAGCTGGTGTTTTTAGTGATAAACGCTTGAGCGAACTCTGGGAATCTGCGAAAG GTAAATTCAGCTCAGAGGAATTAAGTGACCTTGAAACTGAATTTCAACACCACAAGGATAAACTCAAAGAATACAAGCATCTGGTGGACATTTTAAAGAACCAGGACAGCATCTCTGAAAACTCTGTTTATAGCCACGATAAGATCAAGGACCACGAGCGTGAGAAGTTACACGAGACACTTCAGGACACACACGAAACACTGACTAAAAGCTTTATGAGGTTAAAGGAAAAAGTAACAAGTGATGGAAAGGAAAATGAGTTTGTTGATCAGCGGGTCCTTGAATTATGGGAGAAAGCTAAGCAAAAGTTTAGTGGAGAGGAACTTGACTCAATCAAG GATGAGCTGAAACATTTTGATCATAAGATCAGGAAGCATAAATATTATGTCCAGGAAGTGGAGGATTCCGAGCGTCTTCTGCAACAAGGCCTTGAACATCGAAAGGAAAAGCACAATTCTTTGGTTGAGAAAGCCAAGGAACATGCCCGATGG